One window from the genome of Fulvivirga lutea encodes:
- the porN gene encoding type IX secretion system ring subunit PorN/GldN, producing MLKFKNCLLVVLAGMLSIPAWSQLSDVEQYNPNSIDPIARYEHLFKRRVWRNIDLKEKQNKGFFARGGEITLFLLNAVKSGELTEIYVNDSLKTPMSKDEFLNSLVYQEGETFPPYESGAEYYSGDRVSYQGKVYGAIFDTYEPPSNLDDWEVIPGAGKAINFLPRQISKMRIMEDVIFDKRRSRLYHQIQSIQLFIPASETLDGVEKPLGVFKYKELYTLFKDHPESAIWINRYNSAENKNFADAFTLRLFRASLFKFENPDDDPIVDMYKNRKEAVMASEWWEMQLMEKEHNLWEY from the coding sequence ATGTTAAAGTTCAAGAATTGTTTGTTAGTTGTCTTAGCTGGAATGTTGAGTATACCTGCGTGGTCTCAACTGAGTGATGTTGAACAATACAATCCTAACTCTATTGACCCAATAGCCCGATACGAGCATCTTTTTAAAAGAAGAGTGTGGAGAAATATTGATTTAAAAGAAAAACAAAATAAAGGCTTCTTTGCGCGAGGTGGAGAGATCACGTTGTTTCTTTTAAATGCAGTTAAGTCTGGCGAGTTGACAGAGATTTATGTCAATGACTCACTTAAAACTCCTATGTCAAAGGACGAGTTCTTGAATAGTCTTGTTTATCAGGAAGGTGAAACATTCCCTCCTTATGAAAGTGGTGCGGAATATTATAGTGGAGATAGAGTTTCTTACCAAGGAAAAGTTTACGGAGCTATATTCGATACTTATGAACCGCCTTCAAACTTGGATGATTGGGAAGTAATTCCTGGTGCTGGTAAGGCAATCAACTTCCTTCCTCGACAGATAAGCAAGATGAGAATTATGGAAGATGTAATTTTTGACAAGAGAAGGTCTAGATTATATCATCAAATACAGTCAATCCAATTATTTATTCCGGCTTCAGAGACATTAGACGGTGTAGAAAAACCTTTGGGAGTGTTTAAGTATAAGGAGTTGTATACACTATTTAAAGATCACCCTGAAAGTGCAATTTGGATAAACAGATATAACAGCGCAGAGAATAAAAACTTTGCCGATGCTTTTACATTAAGATTATTTAGAGCGTCTCTGTTCAAATTTGAGAATCCAGATGACGATCCTATTGTTGATATGTACAAGAATAGAAAAGAAGCAGTTATGGCTTCAGAATGGTGGGAGATGCAGTTGATGGAGAAGGAACATAACCTTTGGGAATACTAG